The following are encoded together in the Methylomonas methanica MC09 genome:
- a CDS encoding HD-GYP domain-containing protein, with translation MLLKKLWPFGKKKITRTSDAIKYSVPERVYTPVNLLAIGMYVIELDRPWLDSPFLFQGFEIKDETEIMQLKDCCDYVYIDTTKDRKRRPHKLEKDPPTLIDTNIDFGTPPPKLSRFDKEIGHAEVVHKQVGELVSDFMERIARGQGVDTKAAKAAVAECVNSILHSPDAFLWLNQLKNKDEYTAQHSLNVCVLSIVLGRHINFSMENLNNVGLCGMMHDMGKMLVPLQILNKPGRLEPDEMEIMRSHASLGYELLKSSEGMYRGAVDSAHSHHETLDGKGYPNKLNHKQLSLFTRVVTIADMYDAITSDRVYQKGRTHLEATSIMSDLSGTHLDGNLVVKFIEALGVYPPGCVVAMTNECIAIVVEVNELVRLRPKIIILLDQDQQPVQEEVINLADMPLDDRGNLLTIRGIVKAQDYGIDIAKYYQQGILQKGFSHSKS, from the coding sequence ATGCTATTAAAAAAACTCTGGCCTTTCGGAAAAAAGAAAATAACGCGCACTAGTGATGCAATCAAATACAGCGTGCCGGAACGTGTGTATACGCCCGTGAATTTATTGGCAATTGGCATGTATGTTATTGAACTGGATCGCCCGTGGCTGGACAGCCCATTTTTATTTCAAGGCTTTGAAATAAAAGATGAAACAGAAATCATGCAGCTAAAAGACTGCTGCGACTACGTTTACATAGACACGACTAAAGATCGCAAACGCCGCCCGCACAAACTGGAAAAAGATCCCCCTACCCTTATCGACACCAATATCGACTTCGGCACGCCCCCGCCCAAACTCAGCCGCTTCGATAAGGAAATCGGCCATGCGGAAGTTGTTCACAAGCAGGTCGGCGAGCTGGTATCCGATTTTATGGAACGCATCGCCAGAGGACAAGGCGTCGATACCAAGGCCGCCAAAGCCGCGGTAGCGGAATGCGTGAATAGCATTTTGCATTCGCCGGACGCGTTTTTATGGCTCAATCAACTCAAAAATAAAGACGAATATACCGCACAACACAGTTTGAACGTCTGCGTACTATCCATCGTCCTGGGCAGACATATCAATTTTTCGATGGAAAATCTAAATAATGTCGGCCTATGCGGCATGATGCACGATATGGGCAAAATGCTGGTGCCGTTGCAAATACTCAACAAGCCCGGCCGATTGGAGCCGGACGAAATGGAAATCATGCGTTCGCACGCCTCGCTGGGCTACGAATTACTGAAGTCCAGCGAAGGCATGTACCGCGGTGCTGTCGACTCCGCGCATTCGCATCATGAAACGTTGGATGGAAAAGGCTACCCCAACAAACTCAATCATAAACAACTGTCCCTGTTTACCCGCGTTGTCACGATAGCCGATATGTATGACGCCATTACCAGCGACCGGGTTTATCAAAAAGGCAGGACCCACCTTGAAGCCACCAGCATCATGTCGGACCTGAGCGGCACCCATCTTGACGGCAACCTGGTCGTTAAATTTATCGAAGCACTCGGCGTATATCCGCCGGGTTGCGTGGTGGCCATGACCAACGAATGCATCGCCATTGTAGTGGAAGTCAACGAACTGGTCAGACTACGTCCCAAAATTATCATTCTGCTGGATCAAGACCAACAACCCGTGCAGGAAGAGGTCATCAACCTGGCCGACATGCCGCTCGATGACAGGGGCAACTTATTGACTATCCGAGGCATTGTCAAAGCCCAGGATTACGGCATCGACATTGCCAAATATTACCAACAAGGCATTCTGCAAAAAGGTTTTTCGCACAGCAAAAGCTGA
- a CDS encoding phosphoglycerate kinase — protein MSIKRMVDLDLAGKRVLIRQDLNVPVKDGKVTSDLRIQASVPTVEAALASGAAVILMSHLGRPTEGEYDEASSLQPVAERFSKLLGQPVRLVKDWLDGVDVKRGEVVLCENVRFNKGEKKNSAELGQKMAALCDIFVMDAFGTAHRAEASTHAVAEHAAVACAGPLLAAELDALGKALETPQKPLVAIVGGSKVSTKLTVLESLSTKVDQLIVGGGIANTFIAAAGYGVGKSLYEADLIDEAKRLMAAAKQRGADIPVPVDVVCAKEFSETAEATIKNVADVAEDDLILDIGPETAKQYAEIIAKAGTIVWNGPVGVFEIDQFGEGTKAVSMAIAESPAFSIAGGGDTLAAIDKYGIADKVSYTSTGGGAFLEFLEGKELPAVSVLMARA, from the coding sequence ATGTCTATTAAAAGAATGGTGGATCTTGATTTGGCTGGTAAGCGCGTGTTGATCCGGCAGGATTTAAATGTACCGGTTAAAGACGGCAAGGTTACCAGCGACTTACGTATTCAAGCGAGCGTTCCCACCGTTGAGGCCGCGCTGGCGAGCGGTGCAGCGGTCATTTTGATGTCGCATTTGGGACGTCCGACTGAAGGCGAATACGATGAAGCCTCCAGTCTGCAGCCTGTTGCCGAGCGTTTTTCCAAGCTGCTGGGTCAGCCAGTGCGCTTGGTCAAGGACTGGTTGGATGGCGTGGATGTAAAGCGCGGCGAGGTGGTGTTGTGCGAGAACGTCCGCTTTAACAAAGGCGAAAAGAAAAACAGTGCCGAGCTCGGTCAAAAAATGGCGGCGCTATGCGACATTTTCGTAATGGATGCTTTTGGTACGGCTCATCGCGCGGAAGCTTCAACGCATGCCGTAGCTGAGCATGCTGCCGTAGCTTGTGCCGGTCCGCTATTGGCCGCCGAACTGGATGCTTTGGGTAAGGCATTGGAAACGCCGCAAAAACCTTTGGTCGCCATCGTGGGCGGTTCAAAAGTATCTACCAAGCTGACTGTGTTAGAGTCCTTATCCACCAAAGTGGATCAATTAATCGTGGGAGGCGGCATTGCCAATACCTTTATCGCCGCTGCAGGCTATGGCGTGGGTAAATCCTTGTATGAAGCGGATTTAATCGACGAAGCAAAACGTTTGATGGCGGCCGCCAAACAGCGCGGTGCGGATATTCCGGTTCCTGTCGATGTCGTTTGCGCGAAAGAATTCTCCGAAACTGCGGAAGCGACAATCAAAAATGTGGCTGATGTGGCTGAAGACGATCTGATTTTGGATATCGGCCCTGAAACCGCTAAACAGTATGCGGAAATCATTGCAAAAGCCGGCACTATTGTCTGGAATGGTCCTGTTGGCGTATTTGAAATAGATCAATTTGGGGAAGGTACTAAGGCAGTATCCATGGCTATTGCCGAAAGCCCGGCGTTTTCCATTGCCGGCGGTGGTGATACACTGGCCGCAATCGACAAATACGGTATAGCCGACAAAGTGTCTTATACCTCAACGGGCGGTGGCGCCTTCCTGGAATTTTTGGAAGGTAAAGAATTACCGGCAGTGTCTGTATTAATGGCTCGGGCCTAG
- the glnE gene encoding bifunctional [glutamate--ammonia ligase]-adenylyl-L-tyrosine phosphorylase/[glutamate--ammonia-ligase] adenylyltransferase, translated as MSLQTVLSQHHVHLPDPLQSLAQSICQQLDEKLSADDLAVFADDAFANSVLKVCCCSQFVRDSWLRDPRLLTDLVSSGDLLSSNRNDAYRSDLLNNPADSEAALAKQLRQFRRREMVRIAWRDLAGWADLDETLSDLTALAEACIQTALDFFYQQACKRWGTPTLHNGTPFNIVVLGMGKLGAWELNYSSDIDLIFAYAEDGLLTEKKEISYGEFFTRICRSLIKVLDETTVDGFVFRTDVRLRPFGDSGPLIMTFDGMENYYLTQAREWERYAMIKARQVAGDFETGKQLAALIKPFVYRRYLDYGAFEELRSLKFQIMQELKRKDRMDNVKLGPGGIREVEFIGQAFQLIRGGQEHALQQREIQVILGVLDELKLMRADDVANLKFAYRFLRRVENHIQQYQDRQTHDLPQQALVQQILAYSLDFEDWDSFKQELDKVRKSVQAIFDQVFSLSEQDNQQQAARLVWTGVDEEQSLEYLIDQGFTDPQAVYTALQDFKTSHPVKRMTRKGAGVLDRLMPLLIERIPCVENRDVTLTRILQLFEAVAGRNVYLSLLAENPDALTQLITLSSASPWICEFMAEYPILFDELLDPRSLFEPLKKADLRRDLQRELDKVDSGDGEQLMIVLRQFKHQNLLRVAAADIVGVLPVMIVSDYLTWIAEAILEQVLERAWRILTDKHGCPPNTQADKAGGFAIVAFGKFGGIELGYASDLDLVFLYGCADGNAMTNGEKPINSGQFYLRLGQKIRHILDTKMLSGVLYECDLRLRPNGDSGLLVTHIDQYENYLRDQAWTWEHQALVRGRFVTGDLSLKAEYEAIRARILALPRDLGELKQQVREMREKMREHLDSSAAGTFDLKQSKGGIADIEFIVQFGVLAETANNSSLATYTDNVRLLEGLAAHGFIQADDAALLKKAYISYRDYGHHQVLQGESATASDAEFMELRAQVDRIWQTFME; from the coding sequence ATGAGCCTTCAGACCGTGTTGTCGCAACATCATGTACATTTACCGGATCCCCTGCAAAGCCTTGCCCAGTCCATTTGCCAACAACTGGATGAAAAACTGTCCGCCGATGATTTAGCCGTTTTTGCCGACGACGCCTTCGCCAATTCGGTATTAAAAGTCTGTTGCTGCAGCCAATTCGTCCGTGACAGCTGGCTGCGCGACCCCCGTCTGCTGACGGATTTAGTATCGAGCGGCGATTTATTGTCCAGTAACCGCAATGACGCTTACCGATCAGATTTACTGAATAATCCCGCCGATTCCGAGGCCGCTTTGGCCAAACAGTTGCGGCAATTCCGCCGCCGGGAAATGGTGAGAATCGCCTGGCGCGATCTGGCCGGCTGGGCGGATCTGGACGAAACCCTCAGCGACCTGACCGCGCTGGCCGAGGCCTGCATTCAAACCGCGCTGGATTTTTTTTACCAACAGGCCTGCAAGCGCTGGGGCACACCCACCTTACATAACGGCACGCCGTTTAACATCGTGGTGCTGGGTATGGGTAAACTGGGCGCCTGGGAATTGAATTATTCCTCCGACATCGACCTGATTTTCGCCTATGCCGAAGACGGCCTGCTGACCGAGAAAAAAGAAATCAGCTACGGCGAATTTTTCACCCGTATCTGTCGCTCGCTGATCAAAGTGCTGGACGAAACCACCGTGGACGGCTTTGTGTTCCGCACCGACGTGCGCCTGCGCCCATTCGGCGATAGCGGGCCGTTAATCATGACTTTCGACGGCATGGAAAACTATTACCTGACCCAGGCCAGGGAGTGGGAACGCTACGCGATGATCAAGGCTCGCCAGGTAGCCGGCGACTTCGAAACCGGCAAGCAGTTGGCAGCTCTGATCAAACCCTTCGTTTACCGACGCTATCTGGATTATGGCGCCTTCGAAGAACTACGTTCCCTGAAATTCCAGATCATGCAGGAATTGAAACGCAAGGACCGCATGGACAACGTTAAACTCGGCCCCGGCGGCATCCGCGAGGTGGAGTTCATCGGCCAGGCCTTTCAATTGATCCGAGGCGGCCAGGAACACGCCCTGCAGCAGCGGGAAATCCAGGTGATACTCGGCGTGCTGGACGAATTGAAATTGATGCGGGCGGACGACGTGGCCAACCTGAAATTCGCCTATCGATTTCTGCGCCGGGTGGAAAACCACATCCAGCAATACCAAGACCGGCAAACCCACGATTTGCCGCAGCAAGCCTTGGTGCAGCAAATTCTGGCCTATTCGCTGGACTTTGAAGACTGGGACAGTTTCAAACAGGAGTTGGATAAAGTCCGCAAGAGCGTACAGGCCATCTTCGATCAGGTTTTTTCGCTTAGCGAACAGGATAACCAACAGCAGGCCGCCCGATTGGTCTGGACAGGCGTCGATGAAGAGCAGTCACTGGAATACCTGATCGATCAAGGCTTCACCGACCCACAGGCCGTGTATACCGCCCTGCAGGATTTTAAAACCTCCCATCCCGTCAAACGCATGACGCGCAAAGGCGCCGGCGTGCTGGACAGGCTGATGCCGCTGTTGATCGAACGGATACCCTGCGTGGAAAATCGCGACGTCACGTTAACCCGCATTTTGCAACTGTTCGAAGCCGTGGCCGGCCGCAACGTGTATTTGTCCCTGCTGGCGGAAAACCCGGACGCCCTCACTCAGCTGATTACATTGTCCAGCGCCAGCCCGTGGATATGTGAATTCATGGCCGAGTATCCGATTTTATTCGACGAATTGCTAGACCCGCGCAGCTTGTTCGAACCGCTTAAAAAAGCCGATTTACGCCGGGATTTGCAACGTGAGCTGGATAAAGTAGACAGCGGCGACGGCGAGCAGTTGATGATCGTGTTACGCCAGTTCAAGCATCAAAACCTGTTGCGGGTGGCGGCCGCCGACATCGTCGGCGTACTGCCGGTGATGATCGTCAGCGATTATTTGACCTGGATCGCCGAAGCCATTCTGGAACAGGTATTGGAACGGGCCTGGCGGATACTCACCGACAAACATGGCTGCCCCCCCAACACCCAAGCCGACAAAGCCGGCGGCTTTGCTATAGTCGCCTTCGGTAAATTCGGCGGCATCGAATTGGGTTACGCATCCGACCTGGATTTGGTGTTTTTATACGGCTGCGCCGACGGCAACGCCATGACGAATGGAGAAAAACCGATTAACAGCGGCCAGTTTTACCTGCGTCTGGGGCAGAAAATCCGCCACATTCTGGATACCAAAATGCTGTCGGGCGTCTTGTACGAATGCGACCTGCGGCTGCGTCCCAATGGCGACTCCGGCTTGCTGGTTACTCATATCGACCAATACGAAAATTACCTGCGCGACCAGGCCTGGACCTGGGAGCACCAGGCCCTGGTGCGCGGCCGTTTCGTAACCGGCGACTTGTCCCTGAAGGCCGAATACGAAGCCATCCGCGCCCGCATCCTGGCCCTGCCGCGCGACCTGGGCGAATTGAAACAGCAAGTGCGGGAAATGCGGGAGAAAATGCGCGAACATCTGGACAGTTCCGCCGCCGGCACTTTCGACTTGAAACAAAGCAAGGGCGGCATCGCCGACATCGAATTTATCGTGCAATTCGGCGTACTGGCCGAAACCGCCAACAATTCCAGTTTGGCTACCTATACCGATAACGTACGTTTGCTGGAAGGCTTGGCCGCGCACGGTTTTATCCAGGCCGACGACGCCGCCTTGCTGAAAAAAGCCTATATCAGCTACCGCGATTACGGCCATCATCAGGTTTTGCAGGGCGAAAGCGCCACCGCCAGCGACGCTGAATTCATGGAACTGCGCGCACAAGTAGACAGGATCTGGCAGACTTTTATGGAATAA
- a CDS encoding cation transporter, protein MRERQRGTLQIVLAINAVMFFVIAGAALYGKSTSLLADSLDNLGDALTYGLSLYAVSKDVSVKARVALFKGGLIGLASVTVIGQIIYKTFVPALPLFDVMGAFSLLGLVANGLCLFLLWRHRQEDVNMSSVWECSRNDIASNLSVFIAAGAVWLTDSGWPDVVVAIGLVLLLIRSAVRVISAARNELRHAAR, encoded by the coding sequence ATGCGCGAACGTCAGCGCGGCACCTTGCAAATCGTCCTCGCCATCAACGCGGTGATGTTCTTCGTCATCGCCGGCGCCGCCTTGTACGGCAAGTCGACGTCTCTATTGGCCGACAGCCTGGATAACCTGGGCGATGCGTTGACCTATGGCCTCAGTCTTTACGCGGTGTCGAAGGATGTCAGCGTTAAAGCCAGGGTGGCCTTGTTCAAAGGAGGGCTGATAGGGCTGGCTTCCGTCACCGTTATCGGCCAGATTATTTATAAGACCTTTGTTCCCGCTCTACCCCTCTTTGACGTAATGGGGGCGTTCAGCTTACTCGGCTTGGTTGCCAACGGCCTTTGCCTGTTCCTGCTTTGGCGGCATCGCCAGGAAGATGTGAATATGAGTTCGGTTTGGGAGTGTTCGCGCAACGACATTGCCTCCAACCTGTCTGTTTTCATAGCGGCCGGTGCCGTTTGGCTAACCGATTCCGGCTGGCCCGATGTTGTAGTGGCGATCGGCTTGGTATTGCTGCTAATACGCTCCGCCGTGCGGGTCATTTCCGCGGCCCGTAACGAACTTCGTCACGCTGCCCGTTAA
- a CDS encoding IS1380 family transposase, with protein MARFKLKASKKEFTSYAGLALVGQCMDIINVEAVVDGRIPVSQGIKTSDVVKSATGLLSIGKSDFEAIEPFREDRFFKQALNLRKVPGSVWLRQRLDRVSDKLREPLDEMSVRLIERADAPITAHKGYVCLDMDTFVMDQSGSKKEDVGRTYQGVDGYTPVAAYLGNEGWCIGLELRPGRWHSSLEIEYFLERLLPRVERLVPTDQAVLMRKDSGFDSAKLLFAVAAEKERWAAVDRSFEYLVKWNPRRQDKDHWVAQAEAAGSFVEKRPGKREALFSMSVERAFGKQTRRFRLVIRLIERTITRHGQHLLMPDIELEGWWTSLDDEEALVIERYRDHGTHEQFHSEFKTDLDLERLPSGKFDTNDVILRLGMLAYNCLRLLGQLGLLGDLAPIRHPAKRRRIRTVLQEIMYRAAQVIHKARQWWLDLGQASPVARLFEYLQHRLVVQPKAAPG; from the coding sequence ATGGCCCGCTTCAAACTGAAAGCTTCAAAAAAGGAATTTACCTCGTATGCCGGACTGGCCTTGGTCGGCCAATGTATGGATATTATCAACGTCGAAGCGGTCGTCGATGGACGAATACCGGTCTCGCAAGGTATCAAGACTTCCGACGTCGTGAAATCGGCGACCGGCCTGCTTAGTATCGGCAAGAGTGACTTCGAGGCGATTGAGCCGTTTCGGGAAGATCGGTTTTTCAAGCAGGCGCTGAACCTGCGCAAAGTGCCTGGCAGTGTTTGGCTGCGGCAACGCCTGGACCGCGTCAGTGACAAGCTGCGCGAACCGCTAGACGAGATGTCGGTCCGTCTGATTGAACGTGCCGACGCACCGATCACCGCGCACAAAGGCTACGTCTGTCTGGACATGGATACCTTTGTGATGGATCAAAGCGGCAGCAAGAAAGAAGACGTCGGTCGCACCTACCAAGGCGTGGATGGTTATACACCGGTGGCGGCCTATCTGGGCAACGAAGGCTGGTGTATTGGTCTGGAGCTGCGCCCCGGGCGCTGGCATTCGTCGCTGGAGATTGAGTATTTTCTGGAGCGACTGTTACCGCGCGTCGAGCGCTTGGTGCCGACGGATCAAGCGGTACTGATGCGCAAGGATTCCGGTTTCGATAGCGCCAAACTGCTGTTTGCGGTGGCGGCTGAAAAAGAGCGCTGGGCCGCCGTGGATCGGAGCTTCGAGTACCTGGTGAAATGGAACCCGCGCCGTCAGGACAAAGACCATTGGGTCGCGCAAGCCGAGGCCGCAGGTAGCTTTGTCGAAAAACGACCCGGCAAACGCGAGGCGCTGTTTTCGATGAGCGTCGAACGTGCCTTCGGCAAACAAACCCGACGCTTCCGGCTGGTGATTCGACTGATCGAGCGCACCATCACCCGGCACGGACAACACCTGCTGATGCCTGACATCGAGCTGGAAGGCTGGTGGACCAGTCTGGACGACGAGGAAGCCCTGGTGATCGAACGTTATCGCGACCACGGCACCCACGAACAATTCCACTCCGAATTCAAGACCGATCTTGACCTGGAACGCCTGCCATCCGGCAAATTCGACACCAATGACGTCATCCTGCGCTTGGGCATGCTGGCTTACAACTGCCTGCGGTTGCTCGGGCAATTAGGCCTGCTCGGCGACTTGGCGCCGATCCGACACCCAGCCAAGCGGCGGCGGATCAGAACCGTGTTACAGGAAATCATGTATCGCGCCGCGCAGGTGATTCATAAAGCTCGCCAGTGGTGGCTGGATTTGGGGCAAGCATCGCCGGTTGCCAGACTGTTTGAGTATTTGCAGCATCGTTTGGTGGTGCAGCCGAAAGCCGCGCCTGGGTAA
- a CDS encoding YegP family protein: MPATFELKTNDDNQYLFNFLNSKGELILMSSEYDNREDAVQAIKEVRTGSLMSNQIAAGKVPEGDMFFVIKDTTGSIIVKSVLYNSAMVFDNALHTVKDNACVAEIVDLTA; encoded by the coding sequence ATGCCAGCCACTTTCGAACTGAAAACCAACGACGACAACCAGTATTTATTCAATTTCCTTAACAGCAAGGGCGAACTCATTCTGATGAGCAGCGAGTACGACAACAGGGAAGACGCCGTGCAGGCCATTAAAGAAGTGCGGACCGGCTCTTTAATGAGCAACCAAATTGCCGCCGGCAAAGTCCCCGAGGGCGATATGTTTTTCGTGATTAAGGACACCACCGGCTCCATCATCGTCAAGAGCGTTTTGTATAACTCGGCCATGGTGTTCGACAATGCGTTGCACACCGTGAAAGACAATGCCTGCGTTGCCGAAATCGTCGATCTGACGGCATGA
- a CDS encoding AAA family ATPase produces MNLFSADSALGPGIWRGTALWLVLLLSGSLAHAQVAVCADKAELHREWQARRDNLLKIKAGLDEFSAGKSVTDVPLSALFVIDLNDADKVAQRATELRQSLVTADSGTPADPLLPCLAQHNLQDDYLQLQALLQDIARLRLQFLQLPTEKRAAILHPQIEASEQAGVISQLQQERQSAIQDQKQSAAVLAKVERQALTAESGAMSELAVARAELERTRGELTDLQVKWVGYLEKQAVFYQQTSEKLAEISKYLLQPTPTHQLELQYEKAVLIWRELVDKTPRVVSGRFAMALPSLPDFAGSLFKKLADTPEAKRYEAAYLETQATRDLLQDKIGTRLQESVDLHYRVLLQSGEIRSQLLNALLDQHDSQPLRFSLDLLSDLKREVAIVPYRWMATFYLRWLDIRQRLREGWEGVAEISFDALMLLGFLLIPWLVWLMSKVMSYRLDLLRIQLVRRSRRQPGAIHLALAIQKIQPYSAWLLMLSAVYAGQFLLAFTLFAELAMLLNYLKYYIYYRLFRQLMQCDFMWLNKHLNPAKFAGLRREVNLATKALGILALLAFSLMFAIESLIRRGLVYHFSMQAFVYLGVLLAMGLAYQWRVVVAEALNRFMPGFLGERFAKVCVGRWALVTALPGFILLLAVLMLRIVRNWLSRFEFVRRIAAEVFRLQLESGLDKRKTVVPATLAAEYRQGFVFSGVASSEQLQMPAMDGLEQIDALLNGWREGNSWVHSLAIVGHKGIGKTCLLEYLEQSFQADRVLRLVVSEKLTTRKQVLALLGEALGISLSGKETALTAERVGSQTVLFIDDAHNLFLSTQGGFEGFHTLLQLMTRSSHKLFWCLTFNHHAWNYLNSVNGRHQYFGAVHHLKPWSEKAVQSLILKMHEKTGYRLSYDDIIQAAGNQNYSSHVTYIENRFFNLLWQCSGQLFSDTQISCCSAIFIS; encoded by the coding sequence ATGAATTTGTTCTCCGCTGATTCGGCCCTGGGCCCTGGGATATGGCGAGGGACGGCGTTGTGGTTGGTATTGCTGTTGTCTGGTTCTTTGGCTCATGCGCAGGTGGCGGTGTGTGCGGATAAAGCCGAATTGCATCGCGAGTGGCAGGCGCGACGCGACAATTTGTTGAAAATCAAGGCCGGGCTGGACGAGTTTTCGGCCGGCAAGAGTGTTACAGACGTACCTTTATCGGCCTTGTTCGTGATCGATTTGAACGATGCCGACAAAGTCGCGCAACGGGCGACGGAGTTGCGGCAGTCCTTGGTTACGGCGGATTCCGGTACGCCCGCCGATCCGCTGTTGCCTTGTCTGGCGCAGCACAATCTTCAGGACGACTATCTGCAATTGCAGGCCTTATTGCAGGATATTGCCCGGCTGCGCTTGCAGTTTTTGCAATTGCCCACTGAAAAGCGGGCGGCGATTTTACATCCGCAAATCGAAGCCAGCGAGCAAGCCGGCGTGATTAGCCAATTACAACAGGAACGCCAGTCGGCCATCCAGGACCAGAAGCAATCCGCCGCGGTTCTGGCCAAGGTGGAACGGCAGGCGCTGACCGCGGAAAGCGGGGCGATGTCCGAATTGGCCGTGGCACGCGCGGAGCTGGAAAGAACCCGCGGCGAACTCACCGATCTGCAAGTCAAATGGGTAGGCTATCTGGAAAAGCAGGCGGTTTTTTACCAGCAAACCTCTGAAAAACTCGCTGAAATCAGCAAGTACCTGCTGCAACCGACTCCGACGCATCAACTGGAATTGCAATACGAAAAGGCCGTGCTGATTTGGCGCGAGCTGGTGGATAAAACCCCGCGCGTGGTTTCAGGACGCTTTGCCATGGCATTGCCGTCCCTACCGGATTTTGCCGGCAGCCTGTTCAAAAAACTGGCCGATACGCCGGAAGCCAAACGCTATGAAGCGGCCTATCTGGAAACCCAGGCGACCCGGGATTTGTTACAGGATAAGATCGGCACGCGGCTGCAAGAAAGCGTTGACCTGCATTACCGGGTATTGCTGCAAAGCGGTGAGATTCGCTCGCAGTTATTGAATGCCTTGTTGGATCAGCACGATTCCCAGCCTTTAAGGTTTTCGCTGGATTTATTGAGTGACCTGAAGCGTGAAGTAGCCATCGTGCCGTACCGCTGGATGGCGACCTTTTATCTGCGCTGGCTGGATATCCGGCAGCGTTTGCGGGAAGGCTGGGAAGGCGTCGCTGAAATCAGTTTCGACGCTTTGATGCTGCTGGGTTTTTTACTGATACCCTGGTTGGTCTGGCTAATGAGTAAGGTCATGTCGTATCGGCTGGATCTGCTACGGATACAACTGGTCCGTCGCAGCCGCAGGCAGCCCGGCGCCATACATTTAGCCTTGGCGATACAAAAAATTCAGCCGTATTCGGCCTGGTTACTGATGTTGTCGGCCGTGTATGCCGGACAGTTTTTGCTGGCGTTTACCTTGTTTGCCGAACTGGCGATGCTGCTGAATTATCTAAAATATTACATTTATTACCGTTTGTTTCGGCAATTGATGCAATGCGATTTCATGTGGCTGAACAAGCATCTCAATCCGGCAAAATTTGCCGGGTTGCGCCGGGAAGTCAATCTAGCCACCAAGGCGCTAGGCATACTGGCGCTGCTGGCTTTCTCGCTGATGTTTGCCATCGAAAGCCTGATTCGCCGTGGCTTGGTATACCATTTTTCGATGCAAGCCTTTGTCTACCTGGGGGTGTTGTTGGCCATGGGGTTGGCTTATCAATGGCGGGTTGTCGTGGCCGAGGCCTTGAACCGGTTTATGCCGGGTTTTTTAGGCGAACGATTCGCCAAGGTCTGCGTCGGCCGCTGGGCCTTGGTTACCGCGCTGCCGGGTTTTATCTTGCTATTGGCGGTGCTGATGTTGCGGATTGTCCGCAACTGGTTAAGTCGGTTCGAATTTGTACGGCGGATTGCCGCGGAAGTATTTCGCTTGCAACTGGAAAGCGGCCTGGATAAACGGAAGACAGTGGTTCCGGCCACTCTGGCGGCCGAATATCGGCAAGGTTTTGTATTTTCCGGAGTGGCGTCTTCCGAGCAACTGCAAATGCCGGCCATGGACGGACTGGAGCAAATCGACGCCTTATTGAACGGCTGGCGGGAGGGCAACAGCTGGGTGCATTCCCTGGCGATTGTGGGGCATAAAGGCATCGGCAAAACCTGCCTGCTGGAATATCTGGAACAATCTTTTCAGGCCGACCGGGTGTTGCGGCTGGTGGTGTCGGAAAAACTCACCACCCGCAAACAGGTATTGGCTTTGTTGGGTGAGGCGCTAGGTATTAGTTTATCCGGCAAGGAAACCGCGCTGACAGCGGAGAGGGTCGGCAGTCAGACCGTATTATTCATCGACGATGCCCATAATTTGTTTTTATCGACTCAGGGCGGTTTCGAAGGGTTTCATACGTTGTTGCAGCTGATGACCCGGTCGTCGCACAAGTTGTTTTGGTGTTTGACTTTCAATCACCATGCCTGGAACTATCTCAACAGCGTCAACGGCCGGCACCAGTATTTCGGTGCGGTGCATCACTTAAAGCCATGGAGCGAAAAAGCCGTGCAAAGCTTGATTTTAAAAATGCACGAAAAAACCGGCTATCGCTTGTCTTACGACGACATTATTCAGGCGGCGGGCAACCAGAACTATTCCAGTCACGTCACCTATATTGAAAACCGGTTTTTCAATTTGCTGTGGCAGTGTAGTGGTCAACTTTTTTCGGACACACAAATAAGTTGTTGCTCTGCCATTTTCATTTCATAG